A region from the Variovorax sp. V93 genome encodes:
- a CDS encoding SulP family inorganic anion transporter has translation MQSPLNITRFRPRLLDAMADYSRERFFKDLGAGATVGIVALPLAMAFAIASGLKPEAGIWTAIIAGFLISLLGGSAVQIGGPAGAFIVIVYGIVERYGVANLLISTACAGVLLFAAGLFGLGRLVRFVPLSIVVGFTNGIAVLILLSQLKDLLGLTVAKMPADVFSQLHAMALQIGTFNPHAFALGLACVVGLVIWPLLLQDESKVGHAVQRLAGRVARTRAVQAGARMPGPIVALVTLTLVSWGFNLPVETIGTRFGGIPEGLPAFALPDFSWETVKQLVTPTLTIAILGAIESLLCARVSDQVSGQPRHDPNQELMAQGIANVVAPFFGGMPATGTIARTVTNIRSGASSPIAGIVHALTLMVVVLLAAPLARHVPLAVLAGILIFVGLNMGEWREFTPGQLRHFSRHYRLLMLGTFFLTVVFDLTVAVQVGLVLACALFIRRMSELFSVELVTMQPPVLTYRLYGALFFGAAAKLDEAVNAAESAPRGMTVVLDATHLIYLDATGVDALRQLHRAVLARGGLLRVESLQPQPLEVIVRSGFADELTSGQPRAAEG, from the coding sequence ATGCAGTCACCGCTGAACATCACCCGCTTCCGCCCGCGCCTGCTGGATGCCATGGCGGACTACAGCCGGGAACGCTTCTTCAAGGACCTGGGGGCCGGCGCCACGGTGGGCATCGTGGCGCTGCCGCTGGCCATGGCCTTTGCCATCGCCTCGGGGCTCAAGCCCGAGGCCGGCATCTGGACGGCGATCATCGCGGGCTTCCTGATCTCGCTGCTGGGCGGCTCGGCGGTACAGATCGGCGGGCCGGCCGGCGCGTTCATCGTGATCGTCTACGGCATCGTCGAACGCTACGGCGTGGCGAACCTGCTGATATCGACCGCCTGCGCCGGCGTGCTGCTGTTCGCGGCGGGGCTGTTCGGGCTCGGCCGGCTGGTGCGCTTCGTGCCGCTGTCGATCGTGGTCGGGTTCACCAACGGCATTGCGGTGCTCATTCTTCTGTCGCAGCTCAAGGACCTGCTCGGGCTGACGGTCGCCAAGATGCCGGCAGACGTGTTCTCGCAGCTGCATGCCATGGCGCTGCAGATCGGCACCTTCAATCCCCATGCCTTCGCGCTCGGGCTGGCCTGCGTGGTCGGCTTGGTGATCTGGCCGCTGCTGCTGCAGGACGAATCGAAGGTGGGCCATGCGGTGCAGCGCCTGGCGGGGCGCGTTGCGCGCACGCGCGCGGTGCAGGCGGGCGCGCGCATGCCGGGGCCGATCGTCGCGCTGGTCACGCTCACGCTGGTGTCGTGGGGCTTCAACCTGCCGGTGGAAACCATCGGCACGCGCTTCGGCGGCATTCCCGAAGGCCTGCCGGCCTTTGCGCTGCCCGACTTTTCGTGGGAGACGGTCAAGCAGCTGGTCACGCCGACGCTGACCATCGCGATCCTGGGCGCCATCGAGTCGCTGCTGTGCGCGCGCGTGTCGGACCAGGTCAGCGGCCAGCCGCGCCACGACCCGAACCAGGAGCTGATGGCTCAGGGCATCGCCAACGTGGTGGCGCCTTTCTTCGGCGGCATGCCGGCCACCGGCACCATCGCGCGCACGGTGACCAACATCCGCTCGGGCGCCAGTTCGCCGATCGCGGGCATCGTGCATGCACTCACGCTGATGGTGGTGGTGCTGCTGGCCGCGCCGCTCGCGCGCCACGTGCCGCTCGCGGTGCTGGCGGGCATCCTGATTTTCGTGGGCCTGAACATGGGCGAATGGCGCGAGTTCACGCCGGGGCAGCTGCGCCACTTCAGCCGCCACTACCGGCTGCTGATGCTCGGCACCTTCTTTCTCACGGTGGTGTTCGACCTGACGGTGGCGGTGCAGGTGGGCCTTGTGCTGGCCTGCGCGCTCTTCATCCGGCGCATGAGCGAGCTCTTCAGCGTCGAACTGGTCACGATGCAGCCGCCGGTGCTTACCTACCGGCTCTATGGGGCGCTGTTCTTCGGGGCGGCGGCCAAGCTGGACGAGGCCGTCAACGCCGCCGAAAGCGCGCCGCGCGGCATGACGGTGGTGCTCGACGCCACGCACCTCATCTACCTGGACGCCACGGGCGTCGATGCGCTGCGCCAGCTGCACCGCGCGGTGCTGGCGCGCGGCGGGCTGCTGCGGGTGGAGTCGCTGCAGCCGCAGCCGCTCGAGGTGATCGTGCGCTCGGGGTTTGCCGACGAGCTGACGAGCGGCCAGCCGCGCGCGGCGGAAGGCTAG
- a CDS encoding outer membrane protein assembly factor BamE — MAAALLAGVMGLAGCDNRRIAELEEGVSTEADVRARFGQPENIWDAPNGRVFEYNRQPQGQKNYMITIGADGKMSALRQVLTPENFAKVQPGMMMEDLRKMLGKPAKITPYALKRETEWEWRWVQPPNSPMVFTATLNDDQRVVRSGSSPDRSTEAN; from the coding sequence ATGGCGGCGGCACTGCTGGCGGGTGTGATGGGGCTTGCGGGCTGCGACAACCGGCGCATCGCAGAACTGGAGGAAGGCGTCTCCACCGAAGCCGACGTGCGCGCCCGGTTCGGCCAGCCCGAGAACATCTGGGACGCGCCGAACGGCCGCGTGTTCGAGTACAACCGCCAGCCGCAGGGCCAGAAGAACTACATGATCACCATCGGCGCCGACGGCAAGATGAGTGCGCTGCGCCAGGTGCTCACGCCCGAGAACTTCGCCAAGGTGCAGCCGGGCATGATGATGGAAGACCTGCGCAAGATGCTCGGCAAGCCCGCGAAGATCACGCCCTATGCGCTCAAGCGCGAAACTGAGTGGGAGTGGCGCTGGGTCCAGCCGCCGAATTCGCCCATGGTGTTCACTGCCACGCTCAACGACGACCAGCGCGTGGTGCGCAGCGGCTCTTCGCCCGACCGGAGCACCGAGGCCAACTAG
- a CDS encoding DUF3460 family protein, with product MSIFRRPHYTSEITNFIEEMKAKKPTLEAEQRAGRALLWDKHLDRSLLEEYSEARVPQQPYVYQTQAK from the coding sequence ATGTCCATCTTCCGCCGCCCCCACTACACCTCCGAGATCACCAACTTCATCGAGGAGATGAAAGCCAAGAAGCCGACGCTGGAAGCCGAACAGCGTGCCGGCCGCGCCCTGCTCTGGGACAAGCACCTCGACCGCAGCCTGCTCGAGGAGTACAGCGAAGCCCGCGTGCCGCAGCAGCCCTACGTCTACCAGACCCAAGCCAAGTAA
- a CDS encoding ScpA family protein, producing the protein MKDNEDSDTLVASMPEVVDQVALARLYGEPLFAMPKDLYIPPEALQVFLEAFEGPLDLLLYLIRKQNFNILDIPMAGLTRQYLSYVDEIRQTNLELAAEYLLMAAMLIEIKSRMLLPPKKVADGEEAEDPRAELVRRLLEYEQTKLQAAAISALPTYGRDFWKGQVYIEQSLKPRFPDVNVIELRDAWADIMKRAKLVQHHKISREELNVREHMSIVLRHLQGQRFVEFEKLFDVSRGAPVLIVTFIAMLELAKETLIDITQAEAFAPIYVRLAYAPA; encoded by the coding sequence ATGAAGGACAACGAGGACAGCGACACGCTCGTGGCCAGCATGCCCGAAGTGGTCGACCAGGTCGCGCTCGCCAGGCTCTATGGCGAGCCGTTGTTCGCGATGCCGAAGGACCTGTACATCCCGCCGGAGGCGCTGCAGGTCTTTCTCGAGGCCTTCGAGGGCCCGCTCGATTTGCTGCTCTACCTGATCAGGAAGCAGAACTTCAACATCCTCGACATCCCGATGGCGGGGCTCACGCGGCAGTACCTGAGCTACGTCGACGAGATCCGCCAGACCAACCTCGAGCTCGCGGCCGAATACCTGCTGATGGCCGCGATGCTGATCGAGATCAAGTCGCGCATGCTGCTGCCGCCCAAGAAGGTGGCCGACGGCGAAGAGGCCGAGGACCCGCGCGCCGAGCTCGTGCGCCGCCTGCTCGAGTACGAGCAGACCAAGCTGCAGGCCGCCGCCATCAGCGCGCTGCCGACCTACGGGCGCGACTTCTGGAAGGGGCAGGTCTACATCGAGCAGTCGCTCAAGCCGCGCTTTCCCGATGTGAACGTGATCGAGCTGCGCGACGCCTGGGCCGACATCATGAAGCGCGCCAAGCTCGTGCAGCACCACAAGATCTCGCGCGAGGAGCTCAACGTGCGCGAGCACATGAGCATCGTGCTGCGCCACCTGCAGGGGCAGCGCTTCGTCGAGTTCGAGAAGCTGTTCGACGTGTCGCGCGGCGCGCCGGTGCTGATCGTCACCTTCATCGCGATGCTCGAGCTCGCGAAGGAAACGCTGATCGACATCACGCAGGCGGAAGCCTTCGCGCCGATCTACGTGCGGCTGGCCTACGCGCCAGCCTGA
- the nadB gene encoding L-aspartate oxidase has product MHDFDVLIVGSGLAGLSAALHLAPTHRVAVLTKRALNDGSSAWAQGGIAAVLAAGDSFDAHVEDTLIAGAGLCDPEATRLVVEGAPQAIAWLRELGVPFSEEGGGLHLTREGGHSQRRIVHVTDATGAAVQRTLIEQVRRTPNISLFEHHTLVDLVTGTKLGLKDPACVGLYALDSQTDEVLAFRAPHTILATGGAGKVYLYTTNPDTATGDGIAAAWRAGCRVSNMEFIQFHPTCLYHPHAKSFLISEAVRGEGGLLKLPDGTRFMPKHDERAELAPRDVVARAIDFEMKKHGLDCVYLDISHQPPEFLQEHFPNILARCLELGIDITRDPIPVVPAAHYTCGGVRSDLAGRTDLPGLYAIGETACTGLHGANRLASNSLVECMVFARAAADAIAGAPSRERAALPAWDESRVTDADEAVVISHNWDELRRFMWDYVGIVRTNKRLERASHRIALLQAEIQEFYANFHVTRDLLELRNLVQVAELIVRCAQARHESRGLHFSRDYPSLAEPTAPTVLVPPAD; this is encoded by the coding sequence GTGCACGACTTCGACGTCCTCATCGTCGGCAGCGGCCTTGCAGGCCTCTCCGCCGCGCTGCACCTCGCGCCCACGCACCGCGTGGCCGTGCTGACCAAGCGCGCGCTCAACGACGGCTCCAGCGCCTGGGCGCAGGGCGGCATTGCCGCGGTGCTGGCCGCGGGCGACAGCTTCGACGCCCATGTCGAAGACACGCTGATTGCCGGTGCCGGCCTCTGCGACCCCGAGGCCACGCGCCTGGTCGTCGAGGGCGCGCCGCAGGCCATCGCCTGGCTGCGCGAACTCGGCGTGCCGTTCTCGGAGGAAGGCGGCGGCCTGCACCTGACGCGCGAAGGCGGCCACAGCCAGCGCCGCATCGTGCACGTGACCGACGCCACCGGCGCGGCCGTGCAGCGCACGCTGATCGAGCAGGTGCGCCGCACGCCCAACATCTCGCTCTTCGAGCACCACACGCTGGTCGACCTGGTCACCGGCACCAAGCTGGGCCTGAAGGACCCCGCCTGCGTGGGCCTCTATGCGCTCGACAGCCAAACCGATGAAGTGCTGGCCTTCCGCGCGCCGCACACCATCCTGGCGACCGGCGGCGCGGGCAAGGTGTACCTCTACACCACCAACCCCGACACCGCCACCGGCGACGGCATTGCCGCGGCCTGGCGCGCGGGCTGCCGGGTGTCGAACATGGAGTTCATCCAGTTCCACCCGACCTGCCTCTACCACCCGCACGCCAAGTCCTTCCTGATCAGCGAGGCGGTGCGCGGCGAAGGCGGCTTGCTCAAGTTGCCCGACGGCACGCGCTTCATGCCAAAGCATGATGAACGCGCCGAACTCGCGCCGCGCGACGTGGTGGCCCGCGCCATCGACTTCGAGATGAAGAAGCACGGCCTGGACTGCGTGTACCTCGACATCTCTCACCAGCCGCCGGAGTTTCTCCAGGAACACTTCCCCAACATCCTGGCGCGCTGCCTGGAGCTGGGCATCGACATCACGCGCGATCCCATTCCCGTGGTGCCGGCCGCGCACTACACCTGCGGCGGCGTACGGAGCGACCTGGCCGGGCGCACCGACCTGCCCGGCCTCTACGCCATCGGCGAGACCGCCTGCACCGGCCTGCATGGCGCCAACCGCCTCGCGAGCAATTCGCTGGTCGAGTGCATGGTGTTCGCACGCGCCGCGGCCGACGCCATTGCCGGGGCCCCGTCGCGCGAACGCGCCGCGCTGCCCGCCTGGGACGAAAGCCGCGTCACCGACGCCGACGAAGCCGTGGTCATCTCGCACAACTGGGACGAGCTGCGCCGCTTCATGTGGGACTACGTCGGCATCGTGCGAACCAACAAGCGCCTGGAGCGTGCGAGCCACCGCATCGCGCTGCTGCAGGCCGAGATCCAGGAGTTCTATGCGAACTTCCACGTCACGCGCGACCTGCTCGAACTGCGCAACCTGGTGCAAGTGGCCGAGCTGATCGTGCGCTGCGCGCAGGCCCGCCACGAGAGCCGCGGCCTGCATTTCAGCCGCGACTATCCTTCGCTCGCCGAGCCCACCGCGCCCACGGTGCTGGTGCCGCCGGCCGACTGA
- the panB gene encoding 3-methyl-2-oxobutanoate hydroxymethyltransferase, which produces MSNTTTPQPETTPASPYGTLPPASTPASRKPVSLPRLADMHARGEKITMLTAYDATFAAMADAAGIDCLLVGDSLGMVCQGLASTVGVTLDTMRYHTDSVSRGLRRVQGTAWLIADLPFGSYQESREQALRSATVLMQAGAHMVKLEGGGWTTETVRFLVERGIPVCAHLGLTPQTVHALGGYRVQGKGDAGALLKQQAHALQDAGATMLVLEMVPAALAAELTNELKHCATIGIGAGKGTAGQVLVLHDMLGINLGKMPKFVRNFMADAPGVLPALKTYVQAVKDGSFPDDQLHAW; this is translated from the coding sequence ATGTCGAACACCACCACCCCACAGCCAGAGACCACACCAGCCTCGCCCTACGGCACGCTGCCGCCCGCTTCGACGCCCGCCTCGCGCAAGCCCGTGAGCCTGCCGCGCCTGGCCGACATGCATGCGCGCGGCGAGAAGATCACCATGCTCACCGCCTACGACGCCACCTTCGCGGCCATGGCCGACGCGGCCGGCATCGACTGCCTTTTGGTCGGCGATTCGCTCGGCATGGTCTGCCAGGGCCTGGCGAGCACCGTGGGCGTGACGCTGGACACCATGCGCTACCACACCGACAGCGTCTCGCGCGGCCTGCGCCGCGTGCAGGGCACGGCCTGGCTGATTGCCGACCTGCCCTTCGGCAGCTACCAGGAATCGCGCGAGCAGGCCTTGCGCAGCGCCACGGTGCTGATGCAAGCCGGCGCCCACATGGTCAAGCTCGAAGGCGGCGGCTGGACCACCGAGACGGTGCGCTTCCTGGTCGAGCGCGGCATTCCGGTGTGCGCGCACCTGGGCCTGACGCCGCAGACCGTGCATGCGCTCGGCGGCTACCGCGTGCAGGGCAAGGGCGATGCCGGCGCGCTCCTCAAGCAGCAGGCCCATGCGCTGCAGGACGCGGGCGCGACGATGCTGGTGCTCGAGATGGTGCCGGCCGCGCTGGCCGCCGAGCTCACGAATGAACTGAAGCACTGCGCCACCATCGGCATCGGCGCCGGCAAGGGCACCGCCGGGCAAGTGCTGGTGTTGCACGACATGCTGGGCATCAACCTCGGAAAGATGCCGAAGTTCGTGCGCAACTTCATGGCCGACGCGCCGGGCGTGTTGCCCGCTCTCAAAACCTACGTGCAGGCCGTCAAGGACGGCAGCTTCCCCGACGACCAACTCCACGCCTGGTAA
- the panC gene encoding pantoate--beta-alanine ligase, with protein MYIAHTIAELRNHLAAFKRPAFVPTMGNLHDGHLALVQQARPLGDVTVASIFVNRLQFLPHEDFDTYPRTWDSDCEKLRTAGCDVLFAPDEKALYPEPQTCKVHPDPALADILEGHFRPGFFVGVCTVVLKLFQCVQPRVAVFGKKDYQQLMMIRHMVRQFALPIEIVGSETFRADDGLALSSRNGYLSETERAEAVQLSKALKAMAEAVRAGERDLAAIEARAMQALAQRGWQPDYLVLRRRSDLQAPSAGEPLVALAAARLGGTRLIDNLEIEAMPS; from the coding sequence ATGTACATCGCACACACCATCGCCGAACTGCGCAACCATCTGGCCGCCTTCAAGCGCCCTGCCTTCGTCCCCACCATGGGCAACCTGCACGACGGCCACCTGGCACTCGTGCAGCAGGCCAGGCCGCTGGGCGACGTCACCGTGGCGAGCATCTTCGTGAACCGCCTGCAGTTCCTGCCGCACGAGGATTTCGACACCTACCCTCGCACCTGGGACAGCGACTGCGAGAAGCTGCGCACGGCCGGCTGCGACGTGCTCTTTGCGCCCGACGAAAAGGCGCTCTACCCCGAGCCGCAAACCTGCAAGGTGCATCCGGACCCGGCGCTGGCCGACATCCTCGAAGGCCACTTCCGCCCGGGCTTCTTCGTCGGCGTGTGCACGGTGGTGCTCAAGCTCTTCCAGTGCGTGCAGCCGCGCGTGGCGGTGTTCGGCAAGAAGGACTACCAGCAGCTCATGATGATCCGCCACATGGTGCGGCAGTTCGCGCTGCCCATCGAGATCGTGGGCAGCGAGACCTTCCGCGCCGACGACGGACTCGCGCTGTCGTCGCGCAACGGCTACCTGAGCGAGACCGAGCGCGCGGAAGCCGTGCAGCTGTCGAAGGCGCTGAAGGCGATGGCCGAGGCGGTGCGCGCTGGCGAACGCGACTTGGCCGCGATCGAAGCGCGGGCAATGCAGGCGCTGGCGCAGCGCGGCTGGCAACCGGACTATCTTGTGCTGCGGCGCCGCTCCGATCTGCAGGCGCCCTCGGCCGGCGAGCCGCTGGTGGCGCTGGCCGCCGCGCGGCTGGGCGGTACGCGGCTGATCGACAACCTCGAAATCGAGGCCATGCCCTCATGA
- the queE gene encoding 7-carboxy-7-deazaguanine synthase, protein MTYSVKEIFYTLQGEGGQAGMPAVFCRFAGCNLWTGREEDRATAVCRFCDTDFVGTDGTLGGKFRDAELLADTIAAQWPADDAEHRLVVLTGGEPLLQVDAALVDALHARRFRIAVESNGTVAAPEGIDWLCISPKAGAPWVQQRGQELKLVWPQTEFDLGTMAHTGEFTHRFLQPMDGPDRAANTELCIAECMRHPAWRLSVQTHKITGIR, encoded by the coding sequence ATGACCTACAGCGTCAAGGAAATCTTCTACACCCTGCAGGGCGAAGGCGGCCAGGCCGGCATGCCGGCCGTGTTCTGCCGCTTCGCGGGCTGCAACCTCTGGACCGGCCGCGAGGAAGACCGCGCCACGGCCGTCTGCCGTTTCTGCGACACCGATTTCGTCGGCACCGACGGCACGCTGGGCGGCAAGTTCAGGGATGCCGAGCTGCTGGCCGACACCATCGCCGCGCAGTGGCCGGCCGACGATGCCGAGCATCGGTTGGTCGTGCTGACCGGCGGCGAGCCGCTGTTGCAGGTGGATGCTGCGCTGGTCGACGCGCTGCATGCGCGGCGCTTTCGCATTGCCGTGGAAAGCAACGGCACGGTCGCCGCACCCGAAGGCATCGACTGGCTCTGTATCAGCCCCAAGGCCGGTGCACCCTGGGTGCAGCAGCGCGGGCAGGAACTGAAGCTGGTGTGGCCGCAGACCGAGTTCGACCTCGGCACGATGGCGCACACCGGCGAGTTCACGCACCGCTTCCTGCAGCCGATGGACGGGCCCGACCGCGCGGCCAACACCGAGCTGTGCATTGCCGAATGCATGCGCCATCCGGCGTGGCGCCTGAGCGTGCAGACCCACAAGATCACCGGCATCCGCTGA
- a CDS encoding 6-carboxytetrahydropterin synthase — protein MRFTISQRFFFDAAHTLKREIEAEGSRRIHGHTYHAEVWLAGQRDPVTGMVVDLGLLRRRLDDVREQLDHHLLDDVAGLHPPTLENLCLFIADALPEFRPSLARVRVWREALGDSCTLEF, from the coding sequence ATGCGATTCACCATCAGCCAACGCTTTTTCTTCGACGCCGCGCACACGCTCAAGCGCGAGATCGAAGCCGAAGGCAGCCGCCGTATCCACGGCCATACCTACCATGCCGAAGTCTGGCTTGCGGGCCAGCGCGACCCCGTCACGGGCATGGTCGTCGACCTCGGATTGCTGCGCCGCCGGCTCGACGACGTGCGCGAGCAGCTCGACCATCACCTGCTCGACGACGTGGCGGGACTGCATCCGCCGACGCTCGAAAACCTGTGCCTGTTCATTGCGGACGCGCTGCCCGAATTCCGTCCCTCGCTCGCGCGGGTGCGCGTGTGGCGCGAGGCGCTGGGGGACAGCTGTACGCTGGAGTTCTAG
- the nadA gene encoding quinolinate synthase NadA — protein MAAPSFVIDVDYEQPAAGAGAACDTRHAWARVPTEPAPGERIALKERIRRLLRERNAVMVSHFYVHPDLQDLAEETGGIVSDSLEMARFGRDHAAQTLVVSGVRFMGETAKILSPEKRVLMPDLDANCSLDLGCPVDEFSAFCDRHPDRTVVVYANTSAAVKARADWLVTSSCALEVVSALHAQGRKILWGPDRHLGDYIQRQTGADMVSWNGACIVHDEFKALELELLKKAHPAAKVLVHPESPADVIALADAVGSTSAILNAAQRLDASEFIVATDTGMLHKLRTLNPGKTFIEAPTAGNGGTCKSCAHCPWMAMNGLVELANALETGAGEIHVDPALGVRARVPIDRMLAFTAGLKNGQAPGSLVAGIGAT, from the coding sequence ATGGCTGCTCCATCTTTCGTCATCGACGTCGACTACGAACAACCCGCGGCCGGGGCCGGCGCGGCCTGCGACACGCGCCACGCCTGGGCACGCGTGCCGACCGAGCCCGCGCCCGGCGAACGCATCGCGCTCAAGGAACGCATCCGCCGCCTGCTGCGCGAGCGCAATGCCGTGATGGTGTCGCACTTCTACGTGCACCCCGACCTGCAGGACCTGGCCGAGGAAACCGGCGGCATCGTGAGCGATTCGCTCGAGATGGCGCGCTTCGGCCGCGACCATGCCGCGCAGACGCTGGTGGTGTCGGGCGTGCGCTTCATGGGCGAGACCGCCAAGATCCTCTCGCCCGAGAAGCGCGTGCTCATGCCCGATCTGGACGCCAACTGCTCGCTCGACCTGGGCTGCCCGGTCGATGAGTTCAGCGCCTTCTGCGACCGGCACCCGGACCGCACCGTGGTGGTCTACGCCAACACCAGCGCGGCCGTGAAGGCGCGCGCCGACTGGCTCGTCACCTCGAGCTGCGCGCTCGAGGTGGTGAGCGCGCTGCATGCGCAGGGCCGCAAGATCCTCTGGGGCCCCGACCGCCACCTGGGCGACTACATCCAGCGCCAGACCGGCGCCGACATGGTCAGCTGGAACGGCGCCTGCATCGTGCACGACGAATTCAAGGCGCTCGAGCTCGAGCTGCTCAAGAAGGCGCATCCGGCCGCCAAGGTGCTGGTGCATCCCGAGTCGCCGGCCGACGTGATCGCGCTGGCCGATGCGGTGGGTTCCACCTCGGCCATCCTGAACGCGGCGCAGCGCCTGGACGCGAGCGAATTCATCGTTGCCACCGACACCGGCATGCTGCACAAGCTGCGTACGCTGAACCCCGGCAAGACCTTCATCGAGGCGCCCACGGCCGGCAACGGCGGCACCTGCAAGAGCTGCGCGCATTGCCCGTGGATGGCGATGAATGGGTTGGTGGAGCTGGCGAATGCGCTGGAGACGGGTGCGGGCGAGATCCACGTCGATCCGGCGCTGGGCGTGCGTGCGCGGGTGCCGATCGACCGGATGCTGGCGTTCACGGCCGGGCTCAAGAACGGCCAGGCGCCGGGCAGCCTGGTTGCGGGCATCGGCGCGACCTGA
- the nadC gene encoding carboxylating nicotinate-nucleotide diphosphorylase — MSPRFDFSAPAVAALAQADAARALQEDVADGDLTASLVAPGRRAHARVLAREAAVLCGAPWVEATVRQLDPQARIRWLCGEGERCAADQTVLEIEGTARALLTAERTALNFLQLLSGVATKTTAYADAVRGTRARIVDTRKTLPGLRLAQKYAVRTGGGVNHRIGLYDAVLIKENHIAAAGGVAAALRAVAPVAQRAAFVEVEVETLAQLREALEAGARMVLLDNMDLPTLREAVRINAQAGEDRKAVLEISGGVTLEGLRTLADTGVDRISVGALTKDVKAIDFSMRFQEG, encoded by the coding sequence ATGAGCCCTCGCTTTGATTTTTCGGCGCCGGCCGTGGCCGCGCTGGCCCAGGCCGACGCCGCCCGGGCCCTGCAGGAAGACGTGGCCGACGGCGACCTGACCGCCTCGCTGGTCGCCCCCGGCCGCCGCGCCCATGCCCGCGTGCTGGCGCGCGAGGCGGCCGTGCTCTGCGGCGCGCCCTGGGTCGAAGCCACCGTGCGGCAGCTCGATCCGCAGGCCCGCATCCGCTGGCTGTGTGGCGAGGGGGAGCGCTGCGCGGCCGACCAGACCGTGCTGGAGATCGAGGGCACCGCGCGCGCACTGCTCACGGCCGAGCGCACCGCGCTCAACTTTCTTCAGCTCCTGAGCGGGGTCGCCACCAAGACGACCGCCTACGCCGACGCGGTGCGCGGCACGCGCGCGCGCATCGTCGACACCCGCAAGACCCTGCCGGGCCTTCGCCTGGCGCAGAAGTACGCGGTGCGCACGGGCGGCGGCGTGAACCACCGCATCGGCCTTTACGACGCGGTGCTCATCAAGGAAAACCACATTGCCGCGGCCGGCGGCGTGGCCGCGGCGCTGCGCGCCGTGGCGCCGGTGGCGCAGCGCGCGGCCTTCGTCGAGGTCGAAGTCGAAACGCTCGCGCAGCTGCGCGAGGCGCTCGAGGCGGGCGCGCGCATGGTGCTGCTCGACAACATGGACCTGCCGACCTTGCGCGAGGCCGTCCGCATCAACGCGCAAGCTGGCGAGGACCGCAAGGCCGTGCTCGAAATTTCGGGCGGCGTGACGCTCGAGGGCCTGCGCACGCTGGCCGACACCGGCGTGGACCGCATCTCCGTCGGTGCGCTCACCAAGGACGTGAAGGCCATCGACTTCTCGATGCGCTTCCAGGAAGGCTGA
- a CDS encoding NAD(P)H-dependent glycerol-3-phosphate dehydrogenase, whose product MKICVHGAGAWGTALAVNAAGRHEVTLWARDAAQAAAISKVRENVRYLPGLALPPALTVRAGDLHQAQAGAELVVVATPMAALRQQLIALRGTTAPVAWLCKGVEPALDASSPASYGLLAHEIWGQVAPELMAGVLSGPSFAQEVAEGRPTALVAASPHAAVRDALVDAFHGPALRVYANDDIVGVEVGGAVKNVLAIATGLCDGLALGLNARAALITRGLAEMTRFGLALGARAETFMGLSGLGDLVLTATGDLSRNRKVGLLLAQGQTLAQAVASLGHVAEGVYCARTVVQRARGLGVEMPIAEGVVALLDGRLSPQQAVASLTGRDPVPESVRG is encoded by the coding sequence ATGAAGATCTGCGTTCATGGCGCCGGTGCCTGGGGCACGGCGCTGGCTGTCAACGCGGCGGGCCGCCACGAGGTCACGCTCTGGGCGCGCGATGCGGCCCAGGCGGCGGCCATCTCCAAGGTGCGCGAAAACGTCCGCTACCTGCCCGGCCTGGCGCTGCCGCCCGCACTCACGGTGCGCGCCGGCGACCTGCACCAGGCCCAGGCGGGCGCCGAGCTCGTCGTCGTGGCCACGCCCATGGCTGCCCTGCGCCAGCAGCTCATCGCTTTGCGCGGCACGACCGCGCCGGTGGCATGGCTGTGCAAGGGCGTCGAGCCGGCGCTCGATGCCTCTTCTCCCGCTTCTTACGGCCTGCTGGCCCACGAAATCTGGGGACAGGTCGCGCCTGAACTGATGGCCGGCGTGCTCAGCGGTCCGAGCTTTGCGCAGGAAGTCGCCGAGGGCCGCCCGACGGCGCTGGTGGCCGCAAGCCCCCATGCCGCGGTGCGCGACGCGCTGGTCGACGCCTTTCACGGACCGGCCCTGCGCGTCTACGCCAACGACGACATCGTGGGCGTCGAGGTCGGCGGTGCCGTCAAGAACGTGCTGGCGATTGCCACCGGCCTCTGCGACGGCCTGGCGCTGGGGCTCAATGCGCGCGCGGCGCTCATCACGCGGGGCCTGGCCGAAATGACGCGCTTCGGACTGGCGCTTGGCGCGCGCGCCGAGACCTTCATGGGCCTTTCGGGCCTTGGCGACCTGGTGCTGACGGCCACCGGCGACCTCTCGCGCAACCGCAAGGTGGGCCTGCTGCTGGCGCAGGGCCAAACGCTCGCGCAGGCCGTGGCTTCGCTGGGCCATGTGGCCGAAGGCGTCTATTGCGCGCGCACCGTGGTGCAGCGCGCGCGTGGCCTGGGGGTGGAAATGCCCATCGCCGAAGGCGTGGTCGCGCTGCTCGACGGTCGGCTGAGCCCGCAGCAGGCGGTGGCTTCGCTGACCGGCCGCGATCCGGTCCCTGAATCCGTCAGGGGCTAA